A genomic segment from Anaerolineae bacterium encodes:
- a CDS encoding MoaD/ThiS family protein, which translates to MPVVWIPALLRELTGGQEQVVVPGETVRQVIESLEARFPGIRERLMEGDRLRPGLAVVVDDEVSRERLRHRLTETSEVHFVPAISGGK; encoded by the coding sequence GTGCCTGTGGTGTGGATTCCCGCCTTGCTGCGCGAGCTCACCGGCGGGCAGGAACAAGTGGTCGTGCCCGGCGAGACAGTACGGCAGGTGATCGAGAGCCTGGAGGCTCGCTTTCCGGGCATCCGGGAACGGTTGATGGAGGGAGATCGGTTACGGCCCGGCCTCGCCGTAGTGGTAGATGACGAGGTAAGCCGAGAGCGGTTACGCCACCGTTTGACTGAGACGAGCGAGGTGCACTTCGTGCCGGCGATCAGCGGAGGTAAATGA